The genomic window ATGGCTTTCCTCAAGGCATTCTTTGGCGATATGCCGGTGAGATTTCGGGCTAGTTATTTCCCCTTTACCGAACCATCGGCAGAGGTGGATGTGCAGTGGCGTGGGCGTTGGCTGGAGGTGATGGGTTGCGGCATGGTTGATCCAGCAGTGTTAGAGGGCCTGGGGCTTGATCCAGAGCGCTGGAGTGGGTTTGCGGCAGGCCTTGGTGTGGAACGCTTCTGCATGGTCCGTCATGGCATCGACGACATTCGCAGGCTTTATACGAGTGATTTGCGCTTCCTTGAGCAGTTTTGAGTCGATAGCCGATCGTGTGCTGGATGAAGCATCGCCGTAGTGCATCATCCAAAAACAGCTGAATCCCCATAAAGTGAGCTCGTTCTTTGCTTCATTCGATCGGTGCCCTGTGTCGGACTGATCGTTAATGACGGCAAAGAGTTGGCGGTAGAGACCGCATTGACCCTTCAGTCGCGGCTTGAACAGGCTGGTATCGAAGTGGTCAGAGCAAGTAGTTCTGGTGGAATGGTTGGCTTTGCCAATCCAGATCAGCATTTGCGCCTGCTTGGTTACAACGCGTGCGTACCTGAGGGTTTCGATGCCTCGATGGCACTGGCGATTGTTCTGGGTGGTGATGGCACCGTGCTTTCGGCGGCACGGCAGACAGCTCCTGTGCAGGTGCCAATCCTCACCATCAACACCGGACACCTTGGCTTCCTGGCGGAGGCCTATTTGGCTGATCTCGATCGGGTGATTGAGCAGGTGCTTAACAAGCAGTGGACGATTGAGGAGCGTTGCACCCTGGTGGTGAGTGTGTTGCGCGGTGATCAGTGCCGCTGGGAGGCACTCTCTTTGAATGAAATGGCCTTGCATCGTGAACCACTCACCAGCATGTGTCATTTCGAAGTCGCGATCGGTCGCCATGCGCCAGTGGATATCTCTGCTGATGGTGTGATCCTCTCGACGCCTACGGGATCAACGGCTTATGCACTCAGTGCAGGAGGCCCGGTGATTACACCTGAGTGCCCGGTGCTTCAGCTTGCACCGATTGCCCCTCATTCGCTGGCGTCAAGAGCGCTGGTTTTCAGCGACCAGGAGCCAGTGACTGTGTTTCCAGCGACGGCGGATCGCTTGATGATGGTGGTTGATGGCAGTGCGGGTTGTTATGTGTGGCCAGAAGACCGAGTACTGATTCGTCGTAGTGATCATCCTGTGAGATTTGTGCGCTTGGCAGATCACGAGTTCTTCCAGGTGTTGCGCAACAAGTTGGGCTGGGGTTTGCCGCATGTTGCCAAACCTGATCGACCATGACCTGTAGGGCCCTCTGCTTGCAGTGGGGGGGGGAGAGATTGCGGTTTCCTTTGCTCTGGGGAGGGCTGGCGGTAGGTCTCAGCGTTCTTTCAGCTATTGGGGTGCGGGCAGAACCCTCGCCTCAGTATTTGCCTCTCGAAGCTCAGTGGTGCCTTAAAAGCGGTACTTGTTTGTTATTGGAGGTAGCCGATAAGGCAGAAGAACAGCGCTTGGGATTGATGCAGCGCCATGCCTTGCCATCAGGCCAGGGCATGTGGTTTCCGTTTCAGCCTGCGAGGCGATTGCGTTTTTGGATGCACAACACCTTGGCTGCGCTTGACATGGTGTTTGTTGATCAGGGTCGGGTGATTGCGATTGAGGCGGCTGTACCTGTTTGCCCGCATTTGCCCTGCCCGAGTTATGGCCCGAAGCTGCCGGCGGATGGAGTGGTGGAGTTGGCGGCCGGGGAGGCAGCACGGCTATCCATCAAGGTTGGTGATGTTGTGCAGATTCAACCTTTGCCGAAGCTTGTTGATTGGCAGCCTTAAGGCATCGTGCCTTTGAGGATCATCACCGGGTTCATCGGCGCCATGCGTGTGCCGTTTGCCAGCGGCAGGCCCCTCCAGGCTTGGTGTTGACTCACTTTCACGGTGCAACCGCAATCTTGAAGTAAGGGCTTGAGTTCTGCCATGGCCTCAACGGTTACCAGTGGAATCACGACGACTCCATGTGGTTGAAGTTTTTGCAATACGGCCTTGAGTAGAGCAGCTCCCTGGCGGCCGCCACCCCCTAGGAGCACCCGGTCGGGGTTGCTGAGTTTTGCTGGTAGATCAGTTCCATTCAGCAGGCTGAGGGCCTCAACTTCGAGCACAGCAGCAGGATGAACGGCAAGCCGGGCAGCATTTGCCTTAATCAGCGCTGCGCCGCCGCCACGCTTTTCAACAGCAAGCAATTGCAGTTGTGGGCGCAAGCGTAGGGCTTCTAAGCCAACGCTGCCGACGCCGGCACCTAAATCCCAGAGCACGCCCTGTTCTGGTAGCTCTAACTCTGAGAGGAGCTGAACACGGAGCTCCCGTTTGCTCATCAGGCCAGGGCGATCGTCGTGTTGCAGGAACAAGCCATCGTCAAGACCGAACAATGGAAGCTTGGCTGGATCTCCTGCTGGAGCAGCTTGTTCGGCAAGCAGCACCACCATGTGTAGGGGATGAAGATCCGATGGCAAGGCATCCTGTGGCGTCAGCCGTTGCACCCGTTCATTGGCGTGTCCGAGCTGTTCGCAAAGCCACACTGCATAGGCAGCTTCTAGGCCAGAAGCGCGCAAAATCGTACGCACCTCTTCGGCTCCACCGCGGTTGGGATCGGTTAGTACAGCTAGAGCTGCGGGGCGTTGTTGCAGCTTTTGAGCTAAGGGGGCCGGGTCACGGCCATGCAGGCTGATCCAGGCGGCATCCTGCCAAGGGCGTCCAAGCCGGGCAAAGGCTAGTTGCAGCGAACAAGGTGCTGGATGAAAGTGCAGCTGATCAGCAGAACAGGCCTCGAGTAGCCGCCTGCCGATGCCGAACCAGAGCGGATCGCCGCTGGCTAGCACGATGGCTGTGCCCTGCCGCTGGTGCAACCAGGCAATCAGAGCCTCTGGTTGATCGCTCGCCATCAGTTCTGGCAAAGGCTGATCCGTTTGCTGCTGCTGCCACCAGCTCGGCAGCTGTTGCAATAACCGAGTTGGTGCAGCCAGCCCTTGGGCTGAGAGCACTAGCTCGTGCAATGGAGTAGCAAGGTGATCTAGGCCTGCGGCATCGGTGCCGATGATGTGGATCGCTGCGGAGCTGATTGAGGCGGGCATGTTGTCATTCTCGGCTGAGAGGTTGTATGGCTGACTTGTCTTTGCCTTGAATGGTGAGCAACATGGAGGCGGGCAAGGTGGCGGGCAAGGTGCAGAAAACGGATCAGGAACAGGATGCGTTTGTGCTTGATCGCCGTCGGCGTTTGCATGAGTTGGTTGTTGCCTTGATTCAGCAGCAGGACGAGTTGAAATTGCTTGATGGAGAAGCCCCTCACCTTGATATTGCTGCAAGTTCAGCTCAAGCTCATGATCCAGCGCGCTGGTTGGATCGCAATCGCCGTGTTTTGCAGCGCTACCAGGCCTTGGTTCGTTCTGCCGTCACCATCGATGCTTTGTTGGATGCTGAGTAGAGAAGTAAGAGTTCGGCAGTTTGTTTGGTCTAGGGGCGCATTTGTATATTGATGAGTTGATTAGCTACAGGTCGATCATTGCTATTAAGCGGAGGCTGTGAAGCTTCTTTTTGGAATTGTTAGGTATTTTCGCCGAGACGAAAGCCTAGCCCTTTGTAAGGGGGCCAGGCGATTACTGCTAATACAGATCAGATGAAGCAATAGATCTACTGAGGAAAGACAGAAAGATAATTAAAGCTGCGGAAGATTATCTTCATTGGATTAGATGAATCATTCATGCATAGTCATTGGGTTATTGTATGCAATTAAATGCTTTAAATAATAGTATTCGCGAGTGCTATTATTGGCTCATGATTTAATTAGGGCAATGGGAAGGCAGATTTCGCCTAATCTAAATCCACTAGGAAGCACAATCACTACTCTAGGGCGCAACATGGGACTGGTTAATACGGTAGGTTGATAAATAACAATGGCACGCTTAGCAACAACAACGAAGGCACGTTGGACAACATTAACGACGGAACGCTGAACAACAAAGTCACGCTGAGTAACAGCAGCACGATGAACAACAACGATGGCGGCAGCTGCGCAACAACGGTACTATTGATAATTAGAAAAACAGCCTAGGCTTTAATGGCTTTATTAATAAAGGAACCTGTGCAGACAATGGTGTAATTTTAGGCAGTTGGATAGACCATGGAACTGTCAATCCTAGTAGCTCCGCAGGCGGAATTCTCATTGATTGCAACCACTACAAGAAAGGTGGCTCTAAAGATATAGGACTTGGCGGCACTTGCCACAGCGATGGCGATAGAACAGCAACAGACCACGATTGGATTGAAATTACCGGTGATCTAGAACTCGCAGGAAAACTCGATGTTTCGCTAATTGATGGCTTTAAACTTTCTGCTGGTGATTCCTTTGTGATTGCCAAAGTTGATGGAAATCTCTCTGGTGAATATGATGGCCTTGATGAAGGAGATTCAATAGGCAGATTTAAAAGCGATAACGGAGGAACACTTTATCTTTTCATCACAGACAAAGGTGGTGATGGTAATGATATTGAGCTTTATACGAAATCATTCTCTGGTGTTCTTCCTGAGAGCTTGAGAGATCCAAGAATGATTGTTTCTGATGCTGATGATTCCTTGGCTGGAGCATCTGCAGATGAAGTGATCTTTGGCGGTCGTGGTGATGATGTTCTACTAGGAGGCGCTGGAGATGATCAAGTTGCTGGAGGAAATGGCGATGATTGGCTATATGGTGGTTTCGGTGATGACACCCTTAAAGGTGATCGTGGAGCTGACACCTACTGGCTGAGTCGTGGTGTTGATGTGATCATCGTCTTTTCATTCGCTGAAAACGATCGCATCTCTGTTGGTGATGGGGTTCTGTGTTCCCTGAGGCAAGCCGGAGATGATCTATCGATCAGAGCAGACGGCATTCACACCACCCTTCTGGATGTTGATAAGGATGAGTTCCTAGCTGCAGATGTGATTGATTACATCTGAGCGGTAGAAACCGTTGTTATGCCAACAAGGTTCAAACGATGCCGTGATCCCCTAGCTGGTCGGCTGATCTGCTGACAAGCTGGGCGCATCATCTCTTGCCCCATGGCCCTTTTTGGCTTTTCAGCTTTCAGATCCTTGTTGAAGCGTGGATCGAGCTTGAAGCCTTGGAGTGTGCCTGCCGCCAGCTGGAGCCGTGCTTTTGGATTGCCTTGGCAACAGCCTTACACGGTGCGTTATGCCAGCAATCTCGATGATGGGCCCTGGCATGGCATGCCCCTGGGAGGCTTCGGGGCCGGTTGTATCGGGCGTAGCCCACGCGGTGATTTCAATCTCTGGAATCTTGATGGTGGTGAGCATTGGCAGGGCAGCATTCCTGATTGCCAGTTCGCTTTGTTTGAGCGGCAGGGGGATCAGGTGCGTGCTCATGCGCTGGCTACAGCGCCACAAACCGATGACTCTCAGCCTGAGCTAGACAAGCCTCTCTCCTCTTGGAGCTGGTATCCAGCCAGTACAGAGCAACGCAAGACTGGTAGCTATTCAGCCCGCTATCCGCTCAGTTGGACCCATTACAAAGGAGTCTTCGCGGCTGAGCTGGTTTGCGAAGCGTTTAGTCCAATCCTTCCTGGTGATTACCGACGCACGAGCTACCCCCTGGCCGTGTTTCGTTGGCAGCTGCAGAACCCAACATCGCA from Prochlorococcus marinus str. MIT 9313 includes these protein-coding regions:
- a CDS encoding NAD(+) kinase, which gives rise to MPCVGLIVNDGKELAVETALTLQSRLEQAGIEVVRASSSGGMVGFANPDQHLRLLGYNACVPEGFDASMALAIVLGGDGTVLSAARQTAPVQVPILTINTGHLGFLAEAYLADLDRVIEQVLNKQWTIEERCTLVVSVLRGDQCRWEALSLNEMALHREPLTSMCHFEVAIGRHAPVDISADGVILSTPTGSTAYALSAGGPVITPECPVLQLAPIAPHSLASRALVFSDQEPVTVFPATADRLMMVVDGSAGCYVWPEDRVLIRRSDHPVRFVRLADHEFFQVLRNKLGWGLPHVAKPDRP
- a CDS encoding DUF192 domain-containing protein, which encodes MTCRALCLQWGGERLRFPLLWGGLAVGLSVLSAIGVRAEPSPQYLPLEAQWCLKSGTCLLLEVADKAEEQRLGLMQRHALPSGQGMWFPFQPARRLRFWMHNTLAALDMVFVDQGRVIAIEAAVPVCPHLPCPSYGPKLPADGVVELAAGEAARLSIKVGDVVQIQPLPKLVDWQP
- a CDS encoding bifunctional cobalt-precorrin-7 (C(5))-methyltransferase/cobalt-precorrin-6B (C(15))-methyltransferase; amino-acid sequence: MPASISSAAIHIIGTDAAGLDHLATPLHELVLSAQGLAAPTRLLQQLPSWWQQQQTDQPLPELMASDQPEALIAWLHQRQGTAIVLASGDPLWFGIGRRLLEACSADQLHFHPAPCSLQLAFARLGRPWQDAAWISLHGRDPAPLAQKLQQRPAALAVLTDPNRGGAEEVRTILRASGLEAAYAVWLCEQLGHANERVQRLTPQDALPSDLHPLHMVVLLAEQAAPAGDPAKLPLFGLDDGLFLQHDDRPGLMSKRELRVQLLSELELPEQGVLWDLGAGVGSVGLEALRLRPQLQLLAVEKRGGGAALIKANAARLAVHPAAVLEVEALSLLNGTDLPAKLSNPDRVLLGGGGRQGAALLKAVLQKLQPHGVVVIPLVTVEAMAELKPLLQDCGCTVKVSQHQAWRGLPLANGTRMAPMNPVMILKGTMP
- a CDS encoding calcium-binding protein → MIVSDADDSLAGASADEVIFGGRGDDVLLGGAGDDQVAGGNGDDWLYGGFGDDTLKGDRGADTYWLSRGVDVIIVFSFAENDRISVGDGVLCSLRQAGDDLSIRADGIHTTLLDVDKDEFLAADVIDYI